From the genome of Spinacia oleracea cultivar Varoflay chromosome 2, BTI_SOV_V1, whole genome shotgun sequence, one region includes:
- the LOC110798733 gene encoding phosphoribosylaminoimidazole-succinocarboxamide synthase, chloroplastic encodes MANCAGCLNPSRTLYKGKILSPLTSPNPGSHCCYNKQGFRLKRKFQGIYASSTMSTPNNPQPASSIDVLNQGNGNPEVLQAIEGSLYNCLSETNLHLTVPGLKSKTRGKVRDIYDGGDFLVLVTTDRQSAFDRVLASIPFKGQVLNETSLWWFDQTHHITPNAVLSVPDKNVTIAKKCTIFPVEFVVRGFVTGSTDTSLWTVYKNGVRNYCGNTLPDGLVKNQRLERNILTPTTKSADHDVPVTPHEIIEHGLMTKSDFDEVSEKALNLFEYGQRVALEHGLILVDTKYEFGKTSDGTIVLVDEVHTPDSSRYWISSSYEERFRNVLEPENVDKEFLRLWFKDHCNPYEDKVLPDAPKELVCELASRYIFLYETITGSKFDIPNTEIPIHDRISQNVLLALASLK; translated from the exons ATGGCAAATTGTGCTGGATGCTTAAACCCTTCTAGAACGCTTTACAAAGGAAAAATCTTATCCCCCCTTACTTCTCCAAATCCCGGCTCCCATTGCTGCTACAACAAACAAGGATTCAGGCTGAAGAGAAAATTCCAAGGAATATATGCTTCTTCAACCATGTCAACCCCAAATAATCCGCAACCCGCTTCTTCAATTGATGTTCTGAATCAGGGCAATGGAAATCCTGAGGTTTTGCAAGCAATTGAAGGGTCTCTCTATAATTGTCTTTCAGAAACAAACCTTCATCTCACCGTTCCCGGTCTCAAGTCCAAAACCCGAGGCAAG GTCCGAGACATATATGATGGTGGAGATTTTCTTGTTCTAGTCACAACAGATAGACAAAGTGCATTTGACAGAGTTCTAGCTTCAATTCCATTTAAAGGACAG GTATTGAATGAGACGAGTTTATGGTGGTTTGATCAAACTCATCACATTACTCCAAATGCAGTTTTGTCGGTCCCTGATAAGAATGTCACAATAGCAAAAAAATGTACCATTTTCCCTGTTGAATTTGTTG TGAGAGGATTTGTTACTGGAAGCACTGATACATCATTGTGGACGGTCTACAAGAATGGTGTTCGAAATTATTGCGGGAATACTTTGCCTGATG GCTTGGTAAAAAATCAGCGCCTAGAGAGAAATATACTTACACCAACAACTAAATCGGCAGATCACGATGTTCCTGTTACTCCGCATGAG ATTATAGAACATGGGCTAATGACTAAATCTGATTTTGATGAAGTTAGTGAGAAAGCTCTAAATTTGTTCGAGTATGGACAG CGTGTGGCTTTGGAACATGGTTTGATTTTGGTGGATACTAAGTATGAATTTGGGAAGACAAGTGATGGCACAATTGTTCTAGTTGACGAG GTGCACACGCCTGATTCTAGCAGATACTGGATTTCAAGTTCTTACGAGGAACGCTTCCGTAATGTTCTTGAACCTGAAAATGTTGATAAG GAGTTCTTGAGATTGTGGTTCAAAGATCATTGTAACCCATATGAAGATAAG GTTCTTCCGGATGCACCCAAAGAACTTGTTTGTGAGCTAGCTTCGCG ATATATATTTTTGTACGAGACTATAACGGGCTCTAAATTTGATATCCCAAACACAGAG ATACCAATTCATGACAGAATCTCACAAAATGTATTGTTAGCGTTGGCATCTCTCAAGTGA